A portion of the Magnolia sinica isolate HGM2019 chromosome 17, MsV1, whole genome shotgun sequence genome contains these proteins:
- the LOC131230321 gene encoding probable phospholipid hydroperoxide glutathione peroxidase, giving the protein MSFSLSNRSSSSLKEPLLFSLEISSSSARTGLPCFASLPAFSTPRKSLFYILRSDSAMSSQYKKTQGSIHDFTVKDARGNDVDLSTYKGKVLLIVNVASQCGLTNSNYTELNQSYEKYKNQDFEILAFPCNQLGSEEPGDNEQILDFVCTRFKSEFPIFDKVDVNGDNAAPVYKFLKSSKGGLFGDSIKWNFTKFLVDKDGHVVDRYAPTTSPLSIEKDIKKQLGVS; this is encoded by the exons ATGTCCTTTAGTCTCTCAAATCGATCATCTTCCTCTCTCAAAGAACCCCTTTTATTCTCTTTGGAAATCTCCTCTTCTTCTGCTAGAACAGGGCTCCCCTGTTTTGCATCCCTTCCTGCCTTTTCTACTCCAAGAAAATCTCTGTTTTATATTCTGAGATCGGATTCTGCAATGTCAAGCCAATATAAGAAGACCCAAGGATCGATTCATGACTTCACCGTCAAG GATGCAAGAGGAAACGATGTGGATCTTAGCACTTACAAGGGAAAGGTCCTCTTGATTGTGAATGTTGCATCTCAATG TGGGTTGACCAACTCAAATTACACGGAACTTAATCAATCATATGAGAAGTACAAAAATCAAG ATTTTGAAATATTGGCATTCCCATGCAATCAGCTTGGTTCGGAGGAGCCAGGAGACAACGAGCAGATCTTGGATTTTGTTTGCACCCGCTTCAAATCCGAATTCCCCATATTTGACAAG GTTGATGTAAATGGGGACAATGCAGCTCCCGTGTACAAGTTCTTAAAGTCAAGCAAAGGCGGCCTTTTCGGGGACAGCATCAAGTGGAACTTCACCAAGTTTCTTGTGGACAAGGATGGACATGTGGTCGACCGCTATGCTCCCACAACTTCCCCTCTCAGCATTGAG aAGGACATAAAGAAACAATTGGGGGTTTCTTAG